The DNA segment GCCCGACTCGACGACCGGCGCACCGTCGACCGTGTACGGGTCGTCGGCCTGCGGGAAGTCGTACTCCTGGTTGTCGTTGGTGTCCCGGTGGGGCATCGCCACCAGCGTCTGGCTCTCGTTCAGCGGCCGGTCGAGTTGGACGACTACGTTCGAGTGGACGCCGGGTCCGAGGTACGTCGAGTTGCCGAGGACCGGCCCGACCGTGACGTCCTCGGCGGTCACGTACGCCCCGGTCGCGTTCTCCGCGGCGTGGACCACCAGGAAGCCGCCCTCGGGGACGACGACCCGCTCTATCATCACGGTCGTGTCGTTGGGCGTCCCGTCCTGGAAGGTGATGCCCGCGGTCTGGTTGAGGAAGATGACGCTCGCGTTCCGGTCGGCCGCGCCCACGGTTTCCGTTTCCCCGACCGCGCCGCCCTCGGTCGTCGTCTCGTTACCTGTCGCGGTCTCCGTCTCCTGTGCCAGCGGCGCGTCGCTCGCCGCCTGCGGCCCGGTCGTCTGGGTCGCGGCGCCGACCGCCAGCGTCGCGGTCGCCCCGACCACCACCGTCGCTACCAGCGCTACGATAACTGTCTTTCGTGTCATGGAAACCCCGCCGACGGTACGCCGAGCGCGTGGAAGAAACGCCCTAATCGTTCAGCCGACGAGCTGTCGGATAGCGAAAGCAAAACGGCCGGCGGCCCGCTGAAAACCTCGATTACGACCGTGAAATCGGCGGTTTCGGTCGCCGGGGACCGCCGCACACGGCGGTCCCCGGCGGACCCTCTACAGGTCGCACCGATTCGTTGCAGTTCTCCGCGATTCTCCGTGATTCGCCGGAACGTCGCCGAACTCTCGTCGTCGCCGAACGCACGTCGTCGCCGCTACCGCTCGGGCGTCGGCGATAGAAAGGCGGGGTCGGTTCCGATACGCTCCGTGCGTCTCAGGCCGTGGTCGTCTCGCCGGCGGGGGTCGCGGTCGCGTTACCCGCGCCGGTGGCCTGGACGGTGATGGACGCCCAGTCGGTCACCGGTTGACCGTCCTGGACGTACGGGTCGTCGGCCTGCGGGAAGTCGTACTGCTGGTTGTCGTTGGTGTCGCGGTGCGGCATCGCGATGAGCACCTGGCTCTCCTCCAGCGACTGGTTCAGCGTGACCGTCACGTTCCGGTGGACGCCGGGAGTGAGGTAGGTCGAGTTGCCGAGAACCGCCCCGGCCGCGTACTGCTGGGTCTGGGCTTCGCCGGGGGCGGTGGTGGTCGTCTCGACGGCGGGCACGGTCGTCGTCTGTGCCCCGGTCGCCGTCGCGGCCCCGGGTGTCGTCTCGCCGGCCGACTGCTGGGCCTCGTGGATCACGACGAAGCCACCCTCGGGGACGACGACCCGCTGCACTACGACGGCGGTGCCGTTCGAGGTCTGGTCCTGGAAGGTGACGTTCGCGGTCTGGCCGCCCGCCGCGGTGGTCGTCTCCTGGCCCGGTTCGGTTGTCGTCTCCTGTGCCATCGGCGCGCCGTTCGTCGCGTTCGGGGCGGTGCCGAGCGCGAACGCGGCCGGCGTTCCGAGCGCGAGCATCGCTACGACTGCTACGAGTACTGTCTTTCGTGTCATCTTCGACCTCGTCGGAGCCACCACCGAGTTCGGCAAGAAACGGTCCTATCGTTCAGCGCGGAACGAGCGACTTCTCTGGAGTCGGGTCGGCCGACCGCCGGGTAATCGGGATTGCGGCCCGTAATGCGGGCGTTCACGGCCGGCGAATTCGAGTTACGATTACGACAGCGGTCGGAACCAGACCGCGACCAGCAACAGTGCGAGGAAGACGTACGACCCCCGGACCAGCAGCATCGTCGCCAGTTCGGGTTCGGCGCGGCGCGCGAACAGCGCGACCGCCCCGAATCCGGCGACCGCGGCCGCGCTACTCGGCGGGAACACCGCCAGCGCCGCGAACCCGACCACGAGCGCGAGCGCGCAGGCCATGAGCGCGTAGGCCGCGGTGCGGGCGCGCTCGCGGCCGAGCGCGACCGCGACGGTTCGCTTCTCGATGGAGCGGTCGTACTCGAAGTCCTGGGCGTCGTCTATCACCTTCACGCCCGACAGCAACACGAGGAACACCGCCGCGAACGCCACCGGCGTCGCGGCGAGCGTCCCGGCCTGGACGTAGTAGCCGCCCAGAATCGCCAGCGCGATGCCGAGCGGGTAGCCCGTGGTCGTGGTGACGGGGTTCGTGTCGAGTTGGGGCGCGTGGTGGTAGCCGATGAGCCACGTCGGCACGGTCACCAGCGCCGCCCCGACCCCGACCGTCAGCCACAGTCCGGCCGTACAGGCGGCGAACAGCGCGGTCGACCCGGCGAGCGCGCGCTCGCACCCGGACTTCGTCAGCGGGTGGTCGTCGTCCTCGCCGCGGATGTAGAAGTCGACGTAGCCGTCTTTGACGTGCGCGGTGTACACCGCGGCGAAGATGGCGGTCGCGTGGAGCAGTCCCGACAGCGGCGAGAACGTCCCCGCGAGCACGCCGCCGAACAGCGAACTGGCGACCGGCGGGAGCATGAACACCGGGTGAACCTGCGAGGCGAGCGCCCGCGTCGCGGGGACGATGCCACTGCCGCGGCGCGAGAGGGACATGGAGCGTCAAACGACAGCGTGACGCATAAAATCTCAGGCCGGCTGAGAAGTTATAGGTCGCCGGGGCGAGAACCCCCGCGAGTGACCGCCAGCATCTACCGCACCGACGACGGACGCCGCGAGATTCGCGCCCGCTACCGCCGCATGCGAGACGACCTCGACGCCGAGTTCGACGAGGAATGGGTCGAGACGCGTTTCGGCCGGACCCACGTCCTCGCGACCGGTCCAGAGGATGCCCCGCCGCTGGTGGTCTTCCACGGCGGGAACGTCGTCAACCCCGTCAGCCTGGAGTGGTTCCTCCCGCTGGCCGATGACTACCGACTGTACGCCCCCGACACCGTCGGCCACCCCGGGCTGAGCGCCGAAACCCGGGTTTCGCCCGCGGGCGACGACTACGGGAAGTGGGTCGTCGACGTGCTCGACGGCCTCGACCTCGACCGCGTCCCGATGGTCGGACCTTCCTACGGCGCGGGCATCGTCGTCCGAACGGCGGCCTACGCGCCCGAGCGAATCGAGGCGGCGTCGCTGGTCGTCCCGTCGGGAATCGCCTCTGGGTCGGTGCTTCGGATGGTCCGGGCGGTCGTGGTGCCGATGCTCGTCTACCGGGCGTTCCCGACCCGCGAGCGTCTGCTTCGTGCGCTACAGCCGATGTTCAGCGAACCCGCCGACGAACTCGACCCGGAACTGGTCGACCTCGTCGGCGCCGTCTTCCGGCACGTGAAGATAGAGCGGGTGATGCCCGCGGAGGCGACCGCGGCGGAACTCGCGGACTTTCGCGCCCCGACCCAGGTCGTCGCCGCCGAGAACGACGTGTTCTTCCCGGCCGAGAAGGTGATTCCGCGGGCCAGGGAGGTCTTCCCGAACGTCGCCGACGTGGGACTGCTCGCCGATAGCGGTCACTTCCCCGCGCCGGCAACCCGCGTGGAGATGGTCGAACGAATCGCGGCGTTCCTCGGCGAGCGGGCGCGGTGAATCGGAATCAGCGCACCGCCTCGTACGCCTCGCGCATGATTTCGAGCGCCTCCTCTATCTGGGCCATGTCGGTGGCGTAGGAGATGCGGGCGTAGCCCTCGCCGTGCTCGCCGAACGCCTCGCCGGGGACCACGATGACCCCTCGCTCCAAGACCTCCTCGACCCAACCCTCGGGCACCTTCGGCATGGCGTAGAACGCGCCAGAGGGCTTCGGCGTCTCCAGGCCGATGTCGTCGAGACCGTCGAGCAGCACGTCGCGGCGTTCCTCGAAGGCGGCGACCATCTCGTCGACGCAGTCCTGGGGTCCCGAGAGCGCGGCCTCGGCGGCGTACTGGGCCGGCGCGCTCGCGCAAGCCTGGGCGTACTGGTGGACCCGGAGCATCCGCTCGATGCGACGCTCGCTCGCGGCGACCCAGCCGAGTCGCCACCCGGTCATCGAGTAGGACTTCGAGCAGGCGTTGACGACGACCACGTTGTCCGACTCGGCGAACGCCATCGGCGAGCGGTGGTCGCCCTCGAAGACGATGTGTTCGTACACCTCGTCGGAGATACAGAGTACGTCGTGCTCGTCGGCGATACGCGCGAACTCCCGCATGTCCGCTTCGGACTGGACCGCGCCGGTCGGGTTCGCTGGGCTGTTGACCACGAACGCCGCGGTGTCGTCGGTGATGGCGTCCTCGACGGCGGCGGGGTCGAGGGTGAGGTCGTCGCGGAGCGCCACCGGTCGGGGTTCGCCGCCCGCGATGTGGGTCAGCGCCTCGTAGGAGACGAAGCCGGGGTCGGGGTAGACGACCTCCTCGCCCGGGTCGACGTGGGCCTCGATGGCGATGTGGAGCGCCTCGCTCCCGCCGGCGGTGGCGATGAGGTTCTCGGGCGGCACCGAGTAGTCGTTGTCCCGGTCGTGCTTCGCGCTGATGGCCTCCCGGAGTCCGAGCGTCCCTTTGTTCGAGGTGTAGGCGTCGGACTCGCCCGACTCGATGGCGTCGACGGCCGCCCGCTTGGCGTGGTCGGGCGTGGGGAAGTCGGGTTGGCCGATGCCGAGGTTGATGGCGTCCTCGCCGGCCGCCTCGAACACTTCGCGGATGCCGCTGATGGAGACCTGCTCGACTCGCTCGGAGAAGTCCGTCATGTGTTCGTCTGTGCCACCCGGCACGATAATTCTTGATACTCTTCGGGCCGCCGGACCCGGTCGGTGTCTCGACGGGTGTTACTACGTTCGAAGTAACGCGCGCGTTACCACCGGAGGGATACGACCGAGACTATGGTCCCTGAATCGAGACGGGGATACTGTCCGACGAACGACCTCGCGAAACGATTCGTGCGACGACGGGAGCCTCCGAATGCCGATAGCTGAACTCCAACTCGACTCGTGCATCCTCCGAACCGCGATGACGTCCGCGCCCGACGCGGTCCTCAGATACGAACAGTGCCACCGCTCGGCGGACGGCGTCCGACTGTACGCCTGGGTGGAAACCGACGACTTCGGCGCGTTCGCCGAGGCGCTTGCGGCCGACGACACCGTCGCGAACCCGGCCGTCCTCGCGGTGGACGCCGGCCGTCGCCTCTACCGGGTCGAGTTCACCGAGGCGGGACGCGCCGCCTCGCTCTCGCCCGTTCGGGCCGAACTCGACATCGTCGTCCTCGACGCGCGGGCGACGGCGGAGGGGTGGACGGTTCGGCTGTTCACCCCGGACAACGAAGCGCTCTCGGCGTTCACCGACGAGTGCGACGAGCGAAACCTCTCGTTCACCGTCGAGACGCTCCAGCAGGCGCCGCCGCGGTCCGGGCAGACCGCGGCGGAGTTGACGTCTCCCCAGCGGGAGGCCCTGGAGGTCGCGCTGGAGGAGGGGTACTTCGAAGTTCCGCGCCGGGCGGCGCTGCGGGACGTCGCGGAAAAACTCGGCATCTCGGCGCAGGCGGCGTCCGAGCGCCTGCGCCGGGGCGTGGCGTCGTTCCTCCGGACCAGACTCCGCGAGGAGTGACGCCCGCCGCTCTCAGGACAACCGCGCCGCGATGTCGGCCTCGGTGATGATGCCGACGGTGTTACCGCGCTCGGTGACGATGACCGCCTTGTTGTGGCCGAGGTCGGTGCTGATCTCGTCGAGCGTGGCGTTGGGCGACTTGGTGGGGAAGCTCTCGCCCATGAACTCCTCGACTGGCTGGTCGCGGGCGTCCTCGTCGACGCTCATCAGGTCTTCGAAGCTGATGGACCCGACCGGGACGCCGTCCTCGATGACCGGCAATTGCGAGAACCCCGCGTCCTGCATCCGGGTGACGGCCCGGCTCACCGGGTCGTCGGGGGCCACGCTGACGACTTCCTCGTGCATCAGGTCGCCCGCCCGGACGATGTCGCCCTCCGACTCCTCGAGGGCTTCGACGATTCGCCGGAGCGTCGAGAGCCGGGGGTCGACGTCGCCGCCCTCGATTCGGGCGATGAGCGGCTGGGAGACGCCCGCGCGGTCGGCCAACTCGCTCTGGGTGAGCCCGAGGTCGGTCCGACGCTCGCGGACGTCCTGTGGCGTCGGTAATTCCATACCTCCGGATTACCATGGGTTATGGATAAAGCTTCGGACTGTCGACGCCCGAGAATCGTTCGCCCCGTCACGCTCCGATTACGCGGAGAAATCGCCCGATTCGGTCGCCGAACTCACTCCTCGCTGCCGAACTCGATCTCCTCGTCCTCGGCGTACTCGAGGGTTTCCACCACGTCGAGCGGAACGTCGCGGAGCGCGCCGCCGATTTCGCTCTTGGCGATGCGCTGGGCATGTTCCTCGCCCTCGGCGTTGAACACCTTCATCTCCAGCAGCAGGCCGACCAGCGCGGTGC comes from the Halorussus vallis genome and includes:
- a CDS encoding DUF7282 domain-containing protein; its protein translation is MTRKTVLVAVVAMLALGTPAAFALGTAPNATNGAPMAQETTTEPGQETTTAAGGQTANVTFQDQTSNGTAVVVQRVVVPEGGFVVIHEAQQSAGETTPGAATATGAQTTTVPAVETTTTAPGEAQTQQYAAGAVLGNSTYLTPGVHRNVTVTLNQSLEESQVLIAMPHRDTNDNQQYDFPQADDPYVQDGQPVTDWASITVQATGAGNATATPAGETTTA
- a CDS encoding UbiA family prenyltransferase; the protein is MSLSRRGSGIVPATRALASQVHPVFMLPPVASSLFGGVLAGTFSPLSGLLHATAIFAAVYTAHVKDGYVDFYIRGEDDDHPLTKSGCERALAGSTALFAACTAGLWLTVGVGAALVTVPTWLIGYHHAPQLDTNPVTTTTGYPLGIALAILGGYYVQAGTLAATPVAFAAVFLVLLSGVKVIDDAQDFEYDRSIEKRTVAVALGRERARTAAYALMACALALVVGFAALAVFPPSSAAAVAGFGAVALFARRAEPELATMLLVRGSYVFLALLLVAVWFRPLS
- a CDS encoding helix-turn-helix domain-containing protein; translation: MPIAELQLDSCILRTAMTSAPDAVLRYEQCHRSADGVRLYAWVETDDFGAFAEALAADDTVANPAVLAVDAGRRLYRVEFTEAGRAASLSPVRAELDIVVLDARATAEGWTVRLFTPDNEALSAFTDECDERNLSFTVETLQQAPPRSGQTAAELTSPQREALEVALEEGYFEVPRRAALRDVAEKLGISAQAASERLRRGVASFLRTRLREE
- a CDS encoding alpha/beta fold hydrolase: MTASIYRTDDGRREIRARYRRMRDDLDAEFDEEWVETRFGRTHVLATGPEDAPPLVVFHGGNVVNPVSLEWFLPLADDYRLYAPDTVGHPGLSAETRVSPAGDDYGKWVVDVLDGLDLDRVPMVGPSYGAGIVVRTAAYAPERIEAASLVVPSGIASGSVLRMVRAVVVPMLVYRAFPTRERLLRALQPMFSEPADELDPELVDLVGAVFRHVKIERVMPAEATAAELADFRAPTQVVAAENDVFFPAEKVIPRAREVFPNVADVGLLADSGHFPAPATRVEMVERIAAFLGERAR
- a CDS encoding pyridoxal phosphate-dependent aminotransferase, producing MTDFSERVEQVSISGIREVFEAAGEDAINLGIGQPDFPTPDHAKRAAVDAIESGESDAYTSNKGTLGLREAISAKHDRDNDYSVPPENLIATAGGSEALHIAIEAHVDPGEEVVYPDPGFVSYEALTHIAGGEPRPVALRDDLTLDPAAVEDAITDDTAAFVVNSPANPTGAVQSEADMREFARIADEHDVLCISDEVYEHIVFEGDHRSPMAFAESDNVVVVNACSKSYSMTGWRLGWVAASERRIERMLRVHQYAQACASAPAQYAAEAALSGPQDCVDEMVAAFEERRDVLLDGLDDIGLETPKPSGAFYAMPKVPEGWVEEVLERGVIVVPGEAFGEHGEGYARISYATDMAQIEEALEIMREAYEAVR
- a CDS encoding DUF7282 domain-containing protein, which translates into the protein MTRKTVIVALVATVVVGATATLAVGAATQTTGPQAASDAPLAQETETATGNETTTEGGAVGETETVGAADRNASVIFLNQTAGITFQDGTPNDTTVMIERVVVPEGGFLVVHAAENATGAYVTAEDVTVGPVLGNSTYLGPGVHSNVVVQLDRPLNESQTLVAMPHRDTNDNQEYDFPQADDPYTVDGAPVVESGYVIVTGPDGQPLGGNQTAAGETTIETTTGENETTTEA
- a CDS encoding CBS domain-containing protein — protein: MELPTPQDVRERRTDLGLTQSELADRAGVSQPLIARIEGGDVDPRLSTLRRIVEALEESEGDIVRAGDLMHEEVVSVAPDDPVSRAVTRMQDAGFSQLPVIEDGVPVGSISFEDLMSVDEDARDQPVEEFMGESFPTKSPNATLDEISTDLGHNKAVIVTERGNTVGIITEADIAARLS